A genomic stretch from Coleofasciculaceae cyanobacterium includes:
- a CDS encoding type II toxin-antitoxin system YafQ family toxin → MSKIIVSSKFKRAFRKFARRNTQLQARIEETIAELSNEIFNPSLGTHKLEGKLSGLLSCSCGYDCRIVFAIETDEESGETLIVLLDVGTHDEVY, encoded by the coding sequence ATGAGCAAAATAATTGTCTCTAGTAAATTTAAGAGAGCATTCCGCAAATTTGCCCGCCGTAATACACAGTTGCAAGCACGGATTGAGGAAACAATTGCCGAGTTGTCTAATGAAATATTTAATCCATCTCTGGGTACTCATAAGCTAGAAGGAAAATTATCAGGTTTATTATCTTGTTCTTGTGGATATGACTGTCGTATTGTCTTTGCTATTGAAACAGATGAAGAAAGCGGTGAAACACTCATAGTTTTATTGGATGTTGGTACTCATGATGAAGTTTATTGA
- a CDS encoding type ISP restriction/modification enzyme, translated as MVQALNKSGQIKSLSFTAQQFKSVMSGDEKSRVEALKELLDYPIAQRDPQGSRFWFLRPGENTSAAADTQPIAVGFYDELNSKSDREIKEFLTSPEQQQVIYGHYLDRVNEDQPVMYILLPSKEETGRVALVLPTEGKLRQRQIQTFEWNSTQLLNSRLPRLHQDSLPIADKALVSTPLVEWVFYDSVATAKELAQRLAEVTKQIEKIIPAVYAAESSNGYLHQLLTSFQKELLPNLKVSSTDEKEYSFADIYAQTVAYGLFTARVFSYERHKDDFISTGFNRQTAWDLLPETNPFLRRLFQDISERSPLELGDELIEAIVEIISYLRVAKMEVILRDFHQKIDREDIVIRFYEDFLKTYKQKMQKLRGVYYTPEPVVSYMVRSVDELLKDKFNKPLGIADPEVMILDPACGTGTFLLWIFQLIHKRFQESPEALTVGLEDKSWSGYVRERLLPRVFGFELLMAPYAIAHLKLGLFLEETGYQFDSGKRLGVYLTNTLEKPTKKSELLLEEFIAEESSQAADIKQEKPIMVVIGNPPYSVSSANSSEWISNLIKDYKKDLTEKKLNLDDDFIKFIRAAQWRIDSTGHGIVSFISSNTFLDGITHRRMRESLMNSFDDIWTLDLHGSIKKKEKCPDGSKDENIFDIQQGVSINLFAKYLQFRQESNIYHADMWGLRDNKYQQLKKSSICSTSWNDIVPKKNYFFFCHKDFSLSNEYNQAISVVEIFSRYVSGIQTKRDSVAIAYSKEEIIKTLQDLLELECEEFRRKYNVGSDGTDWSIFSAKQNVKDFRPHCDYITGITYRPFDNRYTWFTNRSRAFLGRPRYEIMQNLIDTNLALIFERCPPEQHNYSFVTNQITDLHSLGTAYCNAYTAPLYFYSDSDDIQKSILKNKRNPNLSQDFLDDITEKLDYLPTTEAIFYYIYAVLHSPTYRDRYAEFLKIDFPRVPLTSNDKLFRQLADYGEQLVQLHLMTSPKLDDLITEFVEGTGERTVAPAHPKYQNGTVQINKNGDKFTGVPEEVWNFYVGGYQPCQKWLKDRKGRTLSDEDILHYQKIVVSLKETIELMTKIDQAIPNFPIQ; from the coding sequence GTGGTTCAAGCTTTAAATAAATCGGGACAAATTAAATCTTTAAGCTTTACGGCTCAACAGTTTAAATCTGTTATGAGTGGTGATGAAAAAAGCCGTGTTGAAGCTCTTAAGGAACTTTTAGATTATCCGATCGCCCAGCGCGATCCACAAGGTTCTCGGTTTTGGTTTCTGCGACCAGGAGAAAACACATCAGCAGCAGCAGATACACAGCCGATCGCGGTAGGTTTTTACGACGAACTTAATTCAAAGAGCGATCGCGAAATTAAGGAATTTTTAACCAGCCCCGAACAGCAACAAGTAATTTACGGGCATTACCTCGATCGAGTTAACGAAGACCAGCCTGTAATGTATATTCTTCTGCCCAGTAAAGAAGAGACTGGCAGAGTAGCTTTAGTTTTACCAACTGAAGGAAAACTGCGTCAGCGACAAATTCAAACCTTTGAATGGAATTCGACCCAATTACTAAATAGCAGACTGCCTCGATTACACCAGGATTCATTACCGATCGCAGATAAGGCACTGGTATCTACGCCTTTAGTGGAGTGGGTTTTCTACGATTCAGTTGCGACGGCGAAAGAGTTAGCCCAGCGATTGGCGGAAGTAACAAAACAGATCGAGAAAATAATACCCGCTGTTTATGCTGCTGAATCAAGTAATGGATATTTACATCAATTATTGACCAGTTTTCAGAAAGAATTACTGCCCAATCTTAAAGTAAGTTCTACCGACGAAAAAGAATACAGTTTTGCTGATATTTACGCTCAAACCGTTGCCTATGGGTTGTTTACGGCTAGGGTATTTAGCTATGAAAGACACAAAGACGATTTCATTTCTACAGGTTTTAATCGTCAGACAGCTTGGGATTTATTACCAGAAACTAATCCGTTTCTACGACGCTTGTTTCAGGATATCTCCGAGCGATCGCCTTTGGAATTGGGTGATGAGTTAATTGAAGCAATTGTGGAAATTATCTCCTACCTTAGAGTCGCCAAGATGGAGGTTATTCTTCGGGACTTTCATCAAAAAATTGACCGAGAAGACATCGTAATTCGCTTTTATGAAGATTTTCTCAAAACTTACAAGCAAAAGATGCAAAAGCTTAGAGGAGTTTACTACACTCCTGAGCCTGTTGTGTCTTACATGGTGCGATCTGTTGATGAGTTGCTGAAGGATAAGTTTAATAAGCCGTTGGGAATAGCCGATCCAGAGGTGATGATTCTCGATCCTGCTTGTGGAACTGGAACGTTTTTACTTTGGATTTTTCAGTTAATTCACAAGCGGTTTCAGGAATCGCCAGAGGCATTGACGGTCGGGCTGGAAGATAAATCTTGGTCTGGGTATGTAAGAGAGCGATTATTACCCCGCGTTTTCGGCTTTGAGTTGTTGATGGCTCCCTATGCGATCGCTCATTTGAAGTTGGGGCTGTTTCTTGAGGAGACAGGATATCAATTTGATAGTGGAAAGCGGTTAGGTGTGTATTTGACTAATACTTTAGAGAAACCTACTAAAAAAAGTGAGTTACTACTTGAGGAGTTTATTGCGGAAGAATCTAGTCAAGCAGCAGATATCAAACAAGAAAAGCCAATCATGGTTGTAATAGGCAATCCCCCTTATTCTGTTAGCTCCGCAAATTCTAGCGAATGGATTAGTAATTTAATCAAAGATTATAAAAAAGATTTGACTGAGAAAAAGCTCAACCTAGATGATGATTTTATTAAGTTTATTAGGGCTGCTCAATGGCGAATTGACTCTACAGGTCATGGCATTGTGTCATTTATATCCAGCAATACTTTCTTGGATGGGATAACTCATCGACGAATGCGTGAAAGTTTAATGAATAGCTTTGATGATATTTGGACGCTTGACTTACATGGAAGTATCAAGAAAAAAGAAAAGTGTCCCGATGGATCGAAAGATGAAAATATCTTTGATATTCAGCAAGGTGTCTCAATTAACTTATTTGCTAAATATTTGCAATTTCGTCAAGAATCCAACATTTATCACGCAGATATGTGGGGACTTCGGGATAACAAATATCAACAACTTAAAAAGTCATCTATATGCAGCACTTCGTGGAATGATATAGTTCCAAAAAAAAACTATTTTTTCTTTTGCCACAAAGACTTTTCACTATCAAATGAATACAATCAAGCAATATCAGTAGTTGAAATTTTCTCTCGTTATGTCTCAGGTATTCAAACGAAGAGAGATTCTGTGGCTATTGCATATTCCAAGGAAGAAATAATTAAAACCCTACAAGATTTACTGGAATTAGAATGTGAAGAATTCAGAAGGAAATATAATGTTGGAAGTGATGGAACTGATTGGTCTATTTTCTCTGCAAAACAAAATGTAAAAGACTTCCGCCCACATTGCGATTATATTACTGGCATTACTTATCGCCCATTCGACAATAGATATACATGGTTTACTAATCGTTCGAGAGCCTTTCTGGGAAGACCAAGATATGAAATTATGCAAAATTTAATAGATACGAATCTTGCCTTAATTTTTGAACGCTGTCCTCCTGAACAACATAACTACTCATTTGTTACTAATCAGATTACTGATTTGCATTCTCTTGGCACAGCATATTGCAATGCTTATACAGCCCCTTTATATTTTTATTCTGACTCCGATGACATTCAAAAGTCAATTCTGAAAAACAAGCGTAATCCCAATCTCTCTCAGGATTTCCTTGACGACATAACTGAAAAACTTGACTACCTTCCAACAACAGAAGCGATTTTTTACTACATTTACGCTGTCCTTCATTCTCCCACTTACCGCGATCGCTACGCCGAATTCCTTAAAATCGACTTCCCCCGCGTCCCTCTCACCAGTAACGACAAACTCTTTCGCCAACTAGCAGACTACGGCGAACAGTTAGTTCAACTTCACTTGATGACATCTCCCAAACTCGACGACCTTATTACTGAGTTTGTAGAAGGAACAGGAGAACGTACAGTCGCACCAGCACACCCCAAATACCAAAACGGTACAGTCCAAATCAACAAAAACGGCGACAAGTTTACTGGAGTTCCTGAAGAAGTTTGGAATTTTTATGTTGGTGGTTATCAACCTTGTCAAAAATGGCTCAAGGATCGCAAAGGTCGCACTCTGAGCGATGAAGATATTCTGCATTATCAAAAAATTGTTGTTTCTCTCAAAGAAACGATTGAATTAATGACAAAAATTGACCAAGCTATTCCTAATTTTCCTATTCAATAA
- a CDS encoding helix-turn-helix transcriptional regulator gives MQSIKISTMKQPEVGRLIRSLRHELNLTQQQLSVELGVVTPTVNRWENGHSQPSPMALKLIEVKLIELGERGEELLENLLAKSVNKN, from the coding sequence ATGCAGTCAATAAAAATCAGCACGATGAAGCAGCCCGAAGTGGGTAGGCTAATTCGTTCGCTTCGACATGAGCTAAATCTGACCCAACAGCAGTTAAGTGTCGAACTAGGAGTAGTTACGCCCACAGTTAACAGATGGGAAAACGGTCATTCTCAACCGTCGCCAATGGCTCTCAAGCTAATTGAGGTAAAGCTAATTGAGTTAGGGGAACGGGGAGAGGAGTTGCTGGAGAACCTTCTAGCTAAATCAGTTAATAAAAACTGA